A part of Planococcus sp. MB-3u-03 genomic DNA contains:
- a CDS encoding AbrB family transcriptional regulator, translating to MKRFLITLAIALGAGFLFSLTGLFLPWLLGPMAAFLILRQVTDMKFHWPKVFRTLGLLLLGVQIGAAFTQESVLLMAADLPYMFIMTIAVVAFSLGLGLLFQRMTRVTMSTALLGSMPGGLSQMVLISEEVKSANVTIVSVMQTFRILLIVFTVPLAAGLLSGRAPGDIVEAGFRFSPYAFGIALVFGYVLYWIMKRISFPARELMAPVLAMAVVQTLTGSDLVDLPSLVVVIAQVLIGTHLGLSMEKLGDSLDGRIAGAVLLNTILLIAFSAGLAYGLELLLPDYLFLDFFLSAAPGGMAEMTITALEAGADVPLVTSFHLFRLFFILLVAAPLVSYYVKKLDAKSGY from the coding sequence TTGAAACGTTTTCTTATAACTTTGGCCATCGCGCTGGGCGCTGGCTTTTTGTTCAGTTTGACCGGCTTGTTCCTGCCGTGGCTGTTGGGCCCGATGGCGGCTTTTCTTATCTTGCGTCAAGTGACCGATATGAAGTTCCACTGGCCGAAAGTGTTCCGTACGCTCGGGCTATTGCTGCTCGGTGTTCAAATCGGTGCAGCCTTTACGCAGGAGTCGGTATTGTTGATGGCGGCGGATTTGCCGTATATGTTCATCATGACGATCGCGGTCGTCGCATTTTCCTTAGGGCTCGGCTTGTTGTTTCAGCGCATGACGCGCGTGACGATGTCGACGGCCTTGCTTGGCTCGATGCCGGGCGGCTTGTCGCAGATGGTGCTCATTTCTGAAGAAGTGAAATCCGCTAATGTAACGATCGTGTCGGTCATGCAGACCTTCCGCATCCTGCTCATTGTCTTCACCGTGCCGCTCGCAGCAGGACTCTTGTCGGGACGTGCGCCTGGTGATATCGTGGAGGCAGGCTTCCGTTTCTCACCATATGCATTCGGTATCGCGCTCGTCTTCGGCTATGTATTGTACTGGATCATGAAGCGCATTTCTTTTCCAGCGCGTGAATTGATGGCGCCGGTTCTTGCGATGGCGGTCGTCCAGACTTTGACAGGTAGTGATTTGGTCGATCTGCCGAGTCTTGTCGTCGTCATCGCGCAAGTGTTGATCGGGACGCATCTCGGCTTGTCGATGGAAAAGCTCGGCGATTCCTTGGACGGGCGGATTGCAGGGGCGGTGCTCCTCAATACCATACTGCTCATCGCGTTTTCAGCGGGTCTTGCTTACGGGCTGGAACTGTTATTGCCGGATTATCTATTTCTCGACTTTTTCTTGAGTGCAGCTCCCGGCGGCATGGCGGAGATGACCATTACCGCACTCGAAGCGGGGGCGGATGTGCCGCTGGTCACGAGCTTCCATTTGTTCCGGCTGTTCTTCATCTTGCTTGTTGCGGCGCCGCTCGTGTCTTACTACGTGAAAAAGCTTGACGCTAAATCAGGCTATTGA
- a CDS encoding ATP-grasp domain-containing protein yields MLSIFPSSWPPAIPTYRSAPPYPYIAKSVDGHGGAEVWLVESQQDVPAVESPLLYQPVVPHIADVRAYVIGKKIVGAVKRSATGSFKANYSLGASVDRFELTAPQRNDVEKSPKP; encoded by the coding sequence GTGTTATCAATTTTTCCAAGTTCTTGGCCTCCCGCAATCCCGACGTATCGATCGGCTCCGCCGTACCCGTACATCGCCAAAAGTGTGGATGGCCACGGCGGCGCGGAAGTCTGGCTCGTCGAATCACAGCAAGATGTGCCTGCGGTTGAATCGCCGCTCCTCTATCAGCCTGTCGTTCCGCATATAGCCGATGTCCGAGCATATGTGATCGGCAAGAAAATCGTCGGCGCTGTCAAACGCAGTGCTACCGGTTCATTTAAAGCGAATTATTCGCTCGGCGCTTCCGTTGATCGCTTCGAGCTGACGGCCCCACAGCGAAACGACGTCGAAAAATCGCCAAAGCCTTGA
- a CDS encoding ATP-grasp domain-containing protein produces the protein MLSCWVIYNGSLVSDKFQDQAQLMAEAAERQGIQVSIMKNYEIQMSLSEQQIFPDFAVLLDKDILLGYFLKSRGVPVYNDPAIIDLCDNKATQYIRLSERKIPMPKTIVAPKVYPNFPIQGSGYYEGVLDQLGLPMIIKEGHGSFGMKVYLIETEGQFYEKSKAYRASITCSRNSSQKAGARHPRQYRRRKIVAAMKRQSDTDFRANITNGGRAFPVELTPQQEQLALDAAQAVGAVFAGVDLLYGPDGQTLVCEVNAAAHIRNILNVTGVNVADAMMRYIQEDLA, from the coding sequence ATGCTGAGTTGTTGGGTTATCTATAACGGAAGCCTCGTTTCCGATAAATTTCAAGACCAAGCGCAATTGATGGCAGAAGCCGCCGAGCGCCAAGGCATCCAAGTGTCAATTATGAAAAATTATGAAATCCAAATGTCGCTGTCTGAACAGCAGATATTTCCGGATTTTGCCGTATTGCTCGACAAAGATATCTTGCTTGGCTATTTCCTGAAAAGCCGCGGCGTCCCTGTCTATAACGATCCTGCGATCATCGATTTATGTGACAATAAGGCAACGCAATACATTCGCCTGTCGGAACGAAAGATCCCGATGCCGAAGACGATCGTCGCACCGAAAGTGTACCCGAACTTCCCGATTCAGGGTTCGGGTTATTACGAAGGCGTCTTGGATCAACTCGGCTTGCCGATGATCATCAAGGAAGGGCACGGGTCGTTCGGCATGAAAGTGTATCTGATCGAAACCGAAGGACAGTTTTACGAAAAGTCGAAAGCTTATCGGGCATCGATTACGTGTTCCAGGAATTCATCGCAGAAAGCCGGGGCGCGACATCCGCGTCAATATCGTCGGCGAAAAATCGTCGCTGCCATGAAACGGCAATCCGATACCGATTTCCGTGCAAATATCACAAATGGCGGCCGGGCATTCCCTGTCGAACTAACTCCCCAGCAAGAACAACTCGCACTGGATGCGGCGCAAGCAGTCGGTGCCGTATTTGCCGGCGTCGATCTGCTCTACGGACCCGACGGCCAGACGCTCGTCTGTGAAGTTAATGCCGCTGCGCATATCCGCAATATCCTCAATGTCACAGGCGTCAATGTCGCAGATGCGATGATGCGCTATATCCAGGAGGATTTGGCATGA
- a CDS encoding bifunctional folylpolyglutamate synthase/dihydrofolate synthase, which yields MITGLDYYKDKWGVRSDASIQPGLEAMESALAELGNPHHGLPFIHIAGTNGKGSTAAFVSSILMAHGKRVGNFFSPAIEDIHDQIQIDRQPVGAAEFDKAMEQLAKVKTPLTDFELLTAAAFLILKEKSPDYMIIEAGMGGRFDSTNVIEPLIAIITSISKEHTKFLGDSIEEIAWHKAGIIKQDKPVVIGPVPQSAHKIIDEISQENNSSLVAVDHSYEGPLKLKGEHQKANAALAWTAVQQLLGQAFEEEQAAFGLTQASIPFRFEEVFHDVIFDGAHNEASINALVETITENYPNREIHIVMGLIKEKDYLSILKSLEKISSHFTFIDFADERAMPAQILFSENISKIKTIQNDYDILPVCNNGEVTIVTGSLYLLSLLKKQHYQMFRHYKNR from the coding sequence ATGATTACAGGACTCGATTACTATAAAGATAAATGGGGTGTCCGGTCGGACGCTTCGATTCAACCTGGACTAGAAGCAATGGAATCCGCGTTAGCTGAATTGGGGAACCCCCACCACGGGCTGCCATTTATCCACATTGCTGGAACCAATGGCAAAGGCTCAACGGCAGCTTTCGTTTCATCCATTCTCATGGCGCACGGAAAACGTGTCGGGAATTTCTTTTCGCCTGCGATCGAAGATATCCATGACCAAATCCAAATAGATCGGCAGCCGGTCGGAGCAGCGGAATTCGACAAGGCAATGGAGCAGCTGGCGAAAGTAAAAACGCCATTGACGGATTTTGAATTGTTGACGGCGGCTGCCTTTCTTATATTGAAGGAAAAATCTCCAGATTACATGATCATCGAAGCAGGCATGGGAGGCAGATTCGACAGCACCAATGTCATCGAGCCGCTCATTGCGATCATCACCAGCATTTCCAAAGAACATACAAAGTTTCTCGGCGACAGTATTGAAGAAATTGCCTGGCATAAAGCGGGGATCATCAAACAGGACAAGCCTGTCGTCATCGGCCCAGTGCCGCAATCAGCTCACAAGATCATCGATGAAATATCACAAGAAAACAATTCCTCCCTCGTAGCTGTGGATCACAGTTACGAAGGCCCGCTGAAATTAAAGGGAGAGCACCAGAAAGCCAATGCTGCATTGGCCTGGACGGCGGTTCAACAATTGCTGGGACAAGCGTTCGAAGAAGAACAAGCCGCTTTCGGCCTCACGCAAGCAAGCATTCCGTTCCGCTTTGAAGAAGTTTTCCATGATGTCATTTTCGACGGTGCCCATAATGAAGCGAGCATTAATGCTTTAGTGGAGACCATAACGGAAAATTATCCGAACAGAGAAATCCATATCGTTATGGGGTTAATTAAAGAAAAGGACTATTTATCCATTTTAAAGAGTTTGGAAAAAATAAGCAGTCACTTTACTTTTATTGATTTCGCTGATGAGCGTGCTATGCCGGCACAGATTTTATTTTCAGAAAATATAAGTAAAATAAAGACAATTCAAAATGATTATGATATATTACCTGTATGCAACAATGGAGAAGTGACAATAGTCACAGGATCTCTTTATCTATTGAGCCTATTGAAAAAACAACATTATCAAATGTTCCGGCATTACAAAAACCGCTGA
- a CDS encoding sensor domain-containing diguanylate cyclase, which yields MDPLSKRRRILWTAWLLVVPPGLYLIYQYYPPPSMEMADVLAYLAFFVLACLFPMNISGVPTYLVQWLTVAVFLKYGLFVEVVLSQITMIIVILRLRTSESLSVRIPFNSMMFYFISVLAGLSFLFAGGQIGSLNLVDVVIFGLIFQTVSVISNQLILYGYARILGEHKDFFSLDSIWDFAITFLVFPFSIALYMSEAYFGLAALLLLGIPFFTMTAVIRMYTNSEKVNNDLKKAGEIGHQLADRLSSDEVLDQFVIQVAQLFKVDYAYVIDYRNHEQLVMLRVFEDNEFKPLDAEPFDYDQGIAGKAIIENDSFMFSSKTQWKSIQTDYIRADSESLMAMPISRNNKIEGVLVLAARRKHAFVHHQLQILDILSTYFAVSLEKAVLVQKAIAKSERCGLTKLYNYRYLDEAIGKCMEQVNSGQLDHLSVVMMDIDFFKAINDKYGHQSGNEILVALANLLTKMVGDEGTVARYGGEEFVILLPGYSKDVSMLFAENIRKEIEKHEFTIHSDLDDHRGTVGIKITMSIGVSSAPEDSDDAMAMIRNADRALYIGAKQAGRNKVAAYTK from the coding sequence ATGGATCCTTTATCAAAAAGGAGGAGAATCCTGTGGACGGCATGGTTATTAGTCGTTCCGCCAGGACTTTACCTCATCTATCAATATTACCCGCCGCCTTCTATGGAAATGGCCGATGTTTTAGCCTATTTGGCCTTTTTTGTATTGGCTTGCCTGTTCCCGATGAACATCAGCGGCGTGCCGACTTACCTCGTCCAATGGCTGACGGTTGCAGTATTTTTGAAGTATGGGCTTTTCGTGGAAGTGGTTCTGTCCCAAATCACAATGATCATTGTCATTTTAAGGCTTCGCACGTCTGAAAGCCTGTCGGTCCGAATCCCTTTCAATTCGATGATGTTCTACTTCATTTCTGTGCTTGCCGGCTTGTCATTCCTGTTTGCTGGCGGACAGATCGGTTCGTTGAATCTGGTCGATGTCGTTATATTCGGATTGATATTCCAGACCGTGTCGGTTATTTCCAATCAATTGATCCTCTATGGGTATGCACGGATCCTCGGGGAGCATAAGGACTTTTTCTCGCTGGATTCCATTTGGGATTTTGCCATCACCTTTTTGGTGTTTCCATTCTCCATCGCCCTCTATATGTCAGAAGCTTATTTTGGCCTAGCAGCATTATTGCTTCTCGGCATCCCGTTTTTTACGATGACCGCCGTGATCCGCATGTACACCAATTCAGAAAAAGTGAACAACGATTTGAAAAAAGCGGGAGAGATTGGCCATCAATTGGCTGACCGCCTGTCTTCGGATGAAGTGCTCGATCAATTCGTCATTCAAGTCGCTCAATTATTCAAAGTGGATTATGCCTATGTAATCGATTACCGCAATCATGAACAACTAGTCATGCTACGAGTGTTCGAAGACAATGAATTCAAGCCGCTCGACGCAGAGCCCTTCGACTACGATCAAGGGATCGCGGGAAAAGCGATCATCGAAAACGATTCCTTTATGTTCAGCAGCAAAACCCAGTGGAAGAGCATTCAGACGGATTATATCCGTGCAGATTCGGAAAGCCTCATGGCGATGCCCATCTCACGCAATAATAAAATCGAGGGGGTCTTGGTACTCGCCGCACGGAGAAAACATGCGTTTGTCCACCATCAACTTCAAATTCTGGATATCTTGAGCACTTATTTTGCCGTATCCTTGGAAAAAGCGGTCCTCGTCCAAAAAGCGATCGCCAAGAGTGAACGCTGCGGTTTGACCAAATTGTACAATTACCGCTACTTGGACGAAGCCATCGGAAAATGCATGGAGCAAGTCAATAGCGGCCAACTCGACCATCTGTCCGTAGTGATGATGGACATCGATTTTTTCAAAGCCATCAACGATAAATACGGCCACCAAAGCGGCAATGAAATTCTGGTCGCGCTGGCCAATCTACTGACGAAAATGGTCGGAGATGAAGGAACCGTTGCCCGCTACGGGGGCGAAGAGTTTGTCATCTTGTTGCCCGGCTATAGCAAGGACGTGTCCATGCTGTTCGCTGAGAATATCCGCAAAGAAATAGAGAAGCATGAGTTCACCATCCATAGTGACCTGGATGATCATCGCGGTACGGTGGGCATCAAGATCACCATGAGCATCGGCGTCTCTTCAGCGCCAGAAGATAGCGATGACGCCATGGCCATGATACGAAATGCAGACCGGGCATTGTATATCGGTGCCAAGCAGGCAGGACGCAATAAGGTCGCAGCCTACACGAAATAA